From a single Macrobrachium rosenbergii isolate ZJJX-2024 chromosome 59, ASM4041242v1, whole genome shotgun sequence genomic region:
- the LOC136837386 gene encoding uncharacterized protein has protein sequence MSGEQNIPAHGIHGRRLPQPRRRFGHIHINVIGPLPQLGGARYLLTITDCSTRWPEATPMEEASTASCTEALLSSWISRFGVPDSITTDRGPALLPELWVSLARLMGTAQRLTTLQRTAWSRGRTALLRQLSWHIALLGLHTAPKANGDASPAEKVSGETLAVPGEFFPPLADSADSPLLRLRELAQKFTPCHKTFTDRTTTYSPPALDSCAYIFIRVDARRPPLTRLYRGPHRVIRQAAKAYLLDIHEHEDWITIDRLKPAFLLDSEVREEAGRHPRVPPQYLHADTPTPQPKRGLGRPRGHIKPTPDVGSTPCPQFSRSRGPLQLPQRLRD, from the coding sequence atgtcaggcgagcaaaacatcccggcacacgGAATCCATGGTCGGCGACTGCCCCAGCCTCGTcggcgcttcggccacatccacatcaacgTCATCGGGCCTCTTCCGCAGttgggaggagccagatacctcctgacaatcacagactgctccacccgctggcccgaggcaacccccatggaggaggcatcaacagcgtcatgcacagaggccctcctctccagttggatcagccgttttggagtgccagacagcatcactacagacaggggtccagccttactgccagagctctgggtctccttggcacgcctgatgggtacagCACAACGGCTTACAACCCTGcagcgaacggcatggtcgagagggcgcaccgctctcttaaggcagctctcatggcacatTGCACTGCTGGGTCTCCACACTGCACCGAAGGCAAATGGCgatgcctcccctgctgagaaagtcagTGGGGAGACATTGGCTgttcctggagaattcttcccgccgttGGCTGACAGCGCTGACAGCCCCCTcctgaggttgagggaactcgcgcAGAAGTTcacgccctgccataagaccttcactgacagaaccaccacctacagcccacccgcttTAGACTCCTGTGCCTACATCTTCATCAGGGTGGATGCCCGTCGACCGCCTTTAACCAGGCTCTACAGGGgaccccaccgagtcatcaggcaggccgccaaggcatacctccttgacatccatgAGCATgaagactggatcaccatcgacagactgaagccggcattcctgttggacagcgaagtacgcGAAGAGGCAGGCAGgcaccccagagttccccctcagtacctccaTGCAGACACACCCACCCCACAACCAAAGCGGGGTCTGGGGCGGCCCAGGGGACACATcaagccaaccccagatgtcggttccaccccatgcccacagttctccaggagtaggggcccCCTCCAACTGCCTCAGCGATTgcgtgattaa